The following proteins are encoded in a genomic region of bacterium:
- a CDS encoding right-handed parallel beta-helix repeat-containing protein — MSRAVSLCVLLLTVLAVASASADVINVPGDFDEIHDAVQAAAAGDVVEVAADTYYDCTHETEGPGTAPACVIMKSGVTLRGAGSGATIIDAQGLGRGIFVENVADCRIENLQVRNAFAAAYGAGILLRHVGRDVVIADVLVTLCTDGGVICYNEASPTLIRVDCVANEAKQGGGLAIEENSSPWVIDCTIDANQAPSGAGVFIRTGSDAYLSGCTITNNVINADWGQGGGLFIGDSAPTLVRCDISGNSTRGNGGGVAYQLGAGGTMSGCTITGNTLEHDYIYGGGVAVDSSDPLIEGCIIADNQCVDPLSDAAGVHTMFTPAPTLRNCTIAGNEGSVSGGLGGGVYAMFGSAPALEKCIIAFNTNGHGIYCDGATPTVSCCDVYGNDSGDAVCGIDGGGNFSDDPLFCGAGDYLLQTGSTCATGCAGALVGALPADCGATGAEGAPRISAHLVGNYPNPFNPRTTIVFRLDEPGTADVRIFDVAGRTMATFTWSDLPAGRHEAVWDGRATDGQQAASGVYFYELNALNTQQSRRMILIK; from the coding sequence ACGTCCCCGGCGATTTCGACGAGATCCACGACGCCGTCCAGGCCGCCGCCGCGGGCGATGTCGTGGAGGTCGCCGCCGACACCTACTACGACTGCACCCACGAGACCGAAGGTCCCGGTACGGCGCCGGCCTGCGTGATCATGAAATCGGGGGTCACCCTGCGCGGCGCCGGCTCCGGCGCCACGATCATCGACGCCCAGGGCCTCGGGCGCGGCATCTTCGTGGAAAACGTGGCGGACTGCCGCATCGAGAACCTGCAGGTCCGCAACGCCTTCGCCGCGGCGTACGGCGCCGGCATCCTGCTGCGCCACGTCGGGCGCGACGTGGTGATCGCCGACGTGCTCGTCACCCTCTGCACCGACGGCGGCGTCATCTGCTACAACGAGGCGAGCCCCACCCTGATCCGCGTCGATTGCGTCGCCAACGAGGCCAAGCAGGGCGGCGGGCTGGCCATCGAGGAGAACAGCAGTCCCTGGGTCATCGATTGCACGATCGACGCCAACCAGGCGCCCAGCGGCGCCGGCGTCTTCATCCGCACCGGCAGCGATGCCTATCTGAGCGGCTGCACGATCACGAACAACGTGATCAACGCCGACTGGGGCCAGGGCGGCGGCCTCTTCATCGGCGATTCCGCACCGACGCTCGTCCGGTGCGACATCAGCGGCAACTCCACGCGGGGCAACGGCGGCGGCGTGGCCTATCAGCTCGGTGCGGGGGGGACCATGTCGGGCTGCACCATCACCGGCAATACCCTGGAACACGACTACATCTACGGCGGCGGTGTGGCGGTCGACTCCTCCGATCCCCTGATCGAGGGCTGCATCATCGCCGACAACCAGTGTGTCGACCCGCTGTCCGACGCCGCGGGCGTCCACACCATGTTCACTCCCGCGCCGACGCTGCGCAACTGCACCATCGCCGGCAACGAAGGCAGCGTATCCGGCGGCCTGGGTGGCGGCGTGTACGCCATGTTCGGCAGCGCGCCCGCGCTGGAGAAGTGCATCATCGCCTTCAACACCAACGGTCACGGGATCTACTGCGACGGAGCGACGCCAACGGTCTCCTGCTGCGACGTCTACGGCAACGACAGCGGCGACGCGGTCTGCGGCATCGACGGCGGCGGCAACTTCTCCGACGATCCCCTGTTCTGCGGCGCCGGCGACTATCTCCTGCAGACGGGCAGCACCTGCGCCACCGGCTGTGCCGGCGCCCTGGTCGGCGCCCTGCCCGCCGACTGCGGCGCCACCGGGGCGGAAGGGGCCCCGCGGATCTCCGCCCACCTCGTCGGCAACTACCCCAATCCTTTCAATCCCCGCACCACCATCGTCTTCAGGCTTGACGAGCCGGGTACCGCTGACGTACGGATATTCGACGTTGCCGGCAGGACTATGGCGACATTCACCTGGAGCGATCTCCCCGCCGGTCGCCACGAGGCCGTCTGGGACGGCCGCGCCACCGACGGCCAGCAGGCCGCCAGCGGCGTGTATTTCTACGAGCTGAACGCTCTGAACACCCAACAGTCGAGGCGGATGATCCTGATAAAATGA